One genomic region from Treponema primitia ZAS-1 encodes:
- the rsmA gene encoding 16S rRNA (adenine(1518)-N(6)/adenine(1519)-N(6))-dimethyltransferase RsmA, whose amino-acid sequence MPPSINYDSPQALRSYLDGKGLGMRKQFGQNFLINGDARRRLLDALELQPGERVWEVGPGLGAMTIGLLERGALVSAFEIDRGFITALEEFFGDNPGFTLIPGDALKTWPAVWANTGNPGYFLGNLPYNIAATLLADFIEKNCFFKRMVVTVQREVARRMAAKPGSADYSSLSVLCASVYTVHPLMVLKGASFYPAPKVDSQGLRLELRRDIDPAAYPPCFRPLVRSLFSARRKTVKNNLQSFLHSGILHKEGPHFAAKGQDLSPELLEKAGIDPNERAENLGISEFLALARELENLGEH is encoded by the coding sequence TTGCCCCCTTCAATTAATTACGATTCCCCCCAGGCGCTCCGTTCCTATCTGGACGGAAAGGGCCTGGGGATGCGCAAACAATTCGGCCAGAATTTTCTTATAAACGGCGACGCCCGGCGCAGGCTCCTGGACGCCCTGGAACTGCAGCCCGGGGAACGGGTCTGGGAAGTGGGTCCCGGCTTAGGGGCCATGACCATAGGGCTCCTGGAACGGGGCGCCCTGGTCAGCGCCTTTGAGATTGACCGGGGCTTCATCACCGCCTTGGAGGAATTTTTCGGCGATAATCCCGGTTTCACCCTGATCCCCGGGGATGCGCTCAAGACCTGGCCCGCAGTCTGGGCCAATACGGGGAACCCTGGATATTTTCTGGGAAACCTCCCCTACAACATCGCCGCAACCCTCCTTGCCGACTTTATCGAGAAAAACTGTTTTTTTAAGCGTATGGTGGTCACCGTCCAGCGGGAGGTTGCCCGGCGCATGGCGGCCAAACCGGGATCCGCGGACTACTCATCCCTTTCGGTACTCTGCGCCTCCGTCTATACCGTCCATCCCCTGATGGTCCTCAAGGGCGCCTCCTTCTACCCCGCTCCAAAGGTCGATTCCCAGGGTCTCCGTTTAGAGCTCCGTAGGGATATCGATCCCGCCGCCTATCCTCCTTGTTTTAGGCCCCTGGTACGCAGCCTGTTTTCCGCCCGGCGAAAAACGGTTAAAAACAACCTGCAAAGTTTTCTCCATTCCGGTATACTCCATAAGGAGGGGCCGCATTTTGCAGCGAAAGGGCAGGACCTGAGTCCGGAGCTGCTTGAAAAGGCCGGTATAGATCCCAATGAACGGGCGGAAAACCTGGGGATAAGCGAATTTTTAGCCCTGGCCAGGGAGCTGGAAAATTTGGGGGAACACTAA